From the Micromonospora echinofusca genome, the window GGTCTTCAAGCGTTGCGACACACCCATGAGCGGCAACGGTACGCGACCGGGGCCGGTGTTGGCGGCCCGCCCGGCGCGCCGCCGCGCGGGTGTCGTCGCCGGGCGGATCGCGGGCGTGGACCGCTCAGCTCACCAGGAGCTGGTGGGTGGCCAGCTCACGGTAGAGCGGGCTGGTCCCGGTCAGCTCGTCGTGGGTGCCGGTGGCCGCCACCCGACCGCCGTCGAGCACCACGATCTGGTCGGCGTCGACGACGGTGGAGAGGCGGTGCGCCACGATCAGCAGGGTGCGCCGGGCGGCCACCGCGTCGATGGCCCGGCGCAGCGCGGCCTCGTTGCGGGCGTCGAGGTTGCTGGTCGGCTCGTCGAGCAGCAGCACCGGCGGCCCGGCCAGCAGGGCGCGGGCGATCGCCAGCCGCTGCCGCTCGCCGCCCGAGAGCAGCACCCCGCCCTCGCCCACCTGCACGTCCAGCCCCTCGGGGGCGCGCTCGGCCAGGTGGCCGAGGTTGACCTCGTCGAGCACCGCACGCAGCCGGGCCTCGGTGGCCTCCGGCGCGCTGATCAGGAGGTTCTCCCGCAGCGTGCCGGCCAGCACCGGCGCGGACTGCTCGACGTAGCCGATCCGGGCGCGCAGCGCGTCGCGGGGCAGGTCCCGCACGTCGACCCCGTCGATGCGTAGCGCGCCCTCGGTGACCTCGTAGAAGCGCTCGACCAGCGCCAGCAGCGTCGACTTCCCGGCGCCCGACGGGCCGACCAGGGCGGTGCGGGTGCCGGCCGGCACGGTGAAGCTCACCTCGCGCAGCACCGGCGGGCCGCCGGGGTAACCGAAGCCCACCCGGTCGAACTCGACGGACGCCGGGGCCCCGCCGGTCGCCGCCGTGGCCGGAGCGCGCGCCGGCCGGTCGGCCGCCCCCTCCACGGGCACGGCGAGCACCTCCTCGATCCGCTGGAGCGCGCCGAGGCCGGTCTGCAACTGGGTGTAGGCGTGCACCGCCTGCCCGAGCGGGAGGACCAGGAAGAACAGGAACATGATGAAGGCGACGAGGTCGCCGACGGTGATGGCGCCCGCCGCCACCCGCGCCCCGCCCACCCCGAGGACCAGCAGGAACGCCCCCTGGATGGTGACGCCGCTGGCCGGGCCGACAAACGCCTGCACGCGGGCCACCCGCAGCCCCGCCGCGTACGCCTGGGCGGCGCTCACGCCGATCGCGTCGGCCTCGCGCCGCTCGGCCCGGGCCGCGCGGATCGTGCGGGCGGCGGAGATGGCCCGCTCCACCGCCGAGGTCATCTCGCCGATGCGTTCCTGGGCGGCCCGGGCCAGCCCGCGCACCCGGTGGGCGAAGGCGACGGCGATGGCGATGCCGGCGGCCACCCCGAGCAGGGTCACCCCGAACAGCACCGGGTCGAGCAGGACCATCGCGCCGGCCGCGCCGAGCACCATCACGGCGCCGGTGACCACCTCGAACAGGCCGGAGGTGACCACGGCGCGCAGCAGGGTGGTGTCCGAGCCGACCCGGGAGAGCAGGTCGCCCGTGCGGCGGCGGTCGTACTCGGCGATCGGCAGTCGCAGCAGGTGCCCCGCCAGCCGCCGCCGGGTGCCGAGCACGACCCCCTCGGCGGTGCGTTGCAGCAGGTAGTCCCGCACGCCGCCGAGCGCCGCACCGACCAGCACGAGGGCGACCAGCGCCGCGACCAGCCCGGCGACGGGCCGGCTGGCGGAGAGCCCGTCGAGCACCGAACGGGTGAGCAGCGGCTGGGCCAGCGACGCCGCCGCGCCGGCCAGCGACAGCGCGCCCACCACGGCCAGGGTGCCGCGGTGGGCGCGCAGGTAGGGCAGGAGGGCGGCGAGGCCGACCCGCCGGTCGGCTCCGCCCCCGCCGGGACCGCCGGGGGCGGCCGGGACGGAGTCGTCGGCGGTCAGGACGGCGGCGTCGGCGGTC encodes:
- a CDS encoding ABC transporter ATP-binding protein; its protein translation is MTADAAVLTADDSVPAAPGGPGGGGADRRVGLAALLPYLRAHRGTLAVVGALSLAGAAASLAQPLLTRSVLDGLSASRPVAGLVAALVALVLVGAALGGVRDYLLQRTAEGVVLGTRRRLAGHLLRLPIAEYDRRRTGDLLSRVGSDTTLLRAVVTSGLFEVVTGAVMVLGAAGAMVLLDPVLFGVTLLGVAAGIAIAVAFAHRVRGLARAAQERIGEMTSAVERAISAARTIRAARAERREADAIGVSAAQAYAAGLRVARVQAFVGPASGVTIQGAFLLVLGVGGARVAAGAITVGDLVAFIMFLFFLVLPLGQAVHAYTQLQTGLGALQRIEEVLAVPVEGAADRPARAPATAATGGAPASVEFDRVGFGYPGGPPVLREVSFTVPAGTRTALVGPSGAGKSTLLALVERFYEVTEGALRIDGVDVRDLPRDALRARIGYVEQSAPVLAGTLRENLLISAPEATEARLRAVLDEVNLGHLAERAPEGLDVQVGEGGVLLSGGERQRLAIARALLAGPPVLLLDEPTSNLDARNEAALRRAIDAVAARRTLLIVAHRLSTVVDADQIVVLDGGRVAATGTHDELTGTSPLYRELATHQLLVS